From the genome of Pleuronectes platessa chromosome 12, fPlePla1.1, whole genome shotgun sequence:
CTCAGAACCCTGCTGGTTTTCATTACTGCTGTCTGAGGCTGATTTACACCTGTGAGCTCAGGTGAAGTCTAATGGTGCCAGGACAGAAGAGAACACCATTACTCAATGTGCCGAGGCCTGGAGCTGTAGGTTTGTGTGACCTTCATGGAACAACAGTGCCCAGTATGTGGTGGTATGAAGTCTAAAAGCCCCAGACCTCCAGattcttatttggatctgtACCAAATTGCACGCACTCATGAATATCAGacccctaaacatgtctgatttctttcatcaagatccatgaattattctttgagaacTCAACAGAAGTGATGAAAAACTCTATCTTACAAAGTTAACAAAAGTGAATAAGAAAGTCTGTACAACAAACTTTAATGGGTTTTACCTTGGGTCATGTCCTACCTCACCACAAGTGTTCATGGAAATcgtttgagtagtttttgcgtaatcatgcaaactaacaaacctccaaacaaacaaatatgtataaaaacgtaacctccttggtggaggtaatacaATCCTTATCATCAGGAAACCTCTCCTGAATACTGTGGTAGTTTTTCTCCTCACGTTACATTCACCTGTGTCCCCTTGGCTTTTCCATTTAATTAACTAGACCTTGCACTTGCCTGCACTCCTGAGAtcttatgtttttttatcacattctttcttttctatttccatcttattttgtttcttattttatgtatttactttacttttacaTGTTCTAATGTCTTCTTAaaatctcttctcttctcaattttaataataataaaaaaaaaatcagctatactgtgtgtgaagcactttgagctgcatttcttttatgaaaggtgctttatacaaataaatacattattataattatttattttaattggctAGCTGTTCTGGGGCGTGTGgtgcctttattttgaagaggaCACTGTTAAACCGGAAGTCATTGTTATTATCTTGCCGGTTGTTAATCTCGCCCACCTCCTCTGTACTGTTGTTTCGCTCAGAGCTCTTCGCCGTGTGCGAACGAGGACAGTCCAGGTGAGGCTGattctgcatgtgtgtctttctgtgattGAATCTTTAACACGTGACATCTCTGAAGAAGATGAACATGTTGTTACAGACACATGTTTCAATGTGAATGGAATTGTCAGTGGCAGGTTGGTTAATTACAACGGTGGAGTGAATGGGAACACAAAGTGTTATGTCTGATTGTCTGCTGATCTCCACTGTCTTACTGTGATTGGTTTTGTCAGGTGATCATCTCCTGGATTAACACAGGACTAATGTATGAGGATTCACTGGAGCCCAGAGCCAggaccttcacaataaaacaacatcGATGGATCTCCAGATCTCTAAGCGGCTGTGCTCAAGCATGTCATAAGTGATGTGATCTGCGGGTGAAGGGAATGCAGACTTATCAACTATAGCTTGTATGTGAGCGTGATGGCCAGGCGGGGGTTGCCGCTCCAGGGCCGCGTCCGCTGGCTCTTCCTGGggctcttcctgctgctgttgctgctgctgtttgcgtACCTGCTGGAGTGCACCCCTCCAGCAGACGTCAGCCTGACACTGCCTGGCCTAGCAGGAGAGACCTACAGCAAGGAGTATTACCAGGCcctgctgcaggagcaggaggagcgccACTCGAGCCGCGCCGCCAGCCTCAAGCGCCAGATCGCCCAGCTcaagcaggagctgcaggataTGAGCGAGAAGCTGAAGCTCCTGCAGGACAAGAAGGAGCCCCCTGGGGTGCAGGGCCTGGCAGAGACTAAGGACCAAGAGCCAGGAGATCTACTGGAGTACCTGCACTCTCAGATCGACAAGGCCGAGGTCAACACGGGGGCACGCCTGCCCAGCGAGTATGCCCTGGTGCCCTTTGAGAGTTTCACCTCGTCCAAGGTGTATCAGCTGGAGATGGGGCTGACGCGACACCCGGAGGAGAAACCTGTACGCAAAGACCGGCGGGACGAGCTGGTGGAGGTGATTGAGGCCGCACTGGACATCATCAACAACCCCGACGAGGAGGACGGCGTGGAGGACGACGTGCCGATGCAGAGACAAATGTACACAGAGGTTCACTTTACTGAgggtaagacacacacacacacacacacacacacacacacactaccggACTCAAGACGGATGACAGAAGCTGACGTGTTCTCTCTGGGaagtattgttatttatttgattttctttgacAGGACTGTACAGGACAGAGCGAGACAAAGGGACGCTTTACGAGCTCTTCTTCTCCAAAGAGGATTCCAGCAGTTTCCGTCATGTGACGCTCTTCAGGCCTTTTGGGCCTTTAATGAAAGTCAGGAGCACATCTGTGGAAACATCAGGAATGATTATTAACATCATTGTGCCACTGTCGGGCAGAGTAGAAACCTTCTCTCAGTTCTTGCACAACTTCAGGTGAGAATGAATCCCTCCCCGTCAGCCTGGCGTGATCCAGCACGTTCAGGTTGAATTTGCGTTCATGCATGACGACTTGATATTCAACTTTTCCTGTGAAATTAGATGTAACAATATCACAAACATTATGTACCTCTGTAAGCTTGGTGCAGTGTTCATCTTACCATCCTCTCAGAACAGGAAACCAATGTTAATGTTAGctttacattaacacacaagtTATTTTATCAAGTGGTAATCGCCAAAAAGGTTTTAGGACCACAGAACCATTATTAAGTTATGTTATCTGAATTTATAAACAACGTAACATAGTTTTCTCGGGTTCTGGCAATAGAATAACCTTATCTGACTtgttatattaaatattgagctTATACGGTTCACAATAGTAATTTTTCAAAGGCCACACTTAGTATATCCTCACTTCAGAGGATGAGCCATCGCTATGTCCCACAATGCCGCTCTCTGGCAGGCATACAACACTGGTATCCACTTTTTACGTTGACTGGCTTATCTAAACCATATATATTCATTAATGGAGTATAATGAATTGATTGAATCTAATTAATTTACGCAAAATaacatatatattgtatgtatgCTAATCGAGGGTTGACGACCTGTCTTTCCCATTTTGGATTAATCTGTGTGGAGCAGAGAGCAGAAAAACCCGCACGTGTGAGCTGATCCGTGCGTTTCAAGCGATCCGGGAACACGCATTTaacaatctttaaataaaccaaGAATGTCAAAAAAAAGGAGAACAGACATTTGGTGGAAGCTGTTTGACAGCAAACAGAAGTCTGTGAAGTGGAAGTTAAAATCTGTTCTTAAAATATTGATATGTATTCCGTTTGTGATGTGAGcacaaaactgttttaaaatgtgcaCAGATTACTGGATATTTGTGTGTGGATTTGAACACACATTCGTGAGTACCCAAAGTTACACACAATTCATTGATTGCATTTGCAAATCTTATTTTTCACGTGGAAATCATGTGACCATTTT
Proteins encoded in this window:
- the csgalnact2 gene encoding chondroitin sulfate N-acetylgalactosaminyltransferase 2, whose amino-acid sequence is MARRGLPLQGRVRWLFLGLFLLLLLLLFAYLLECTPPADVSLTLPGLAGETYSKEYYQALLQEQEERHSSRAASLKRQIAQLKQELQDMSEKLKLLQDKKEPPGVQGLAETKDQEPGDLLEYLHSQIDKAEVNTGARLPSEYALVPFESFTSSKVYQLEMGLTRHPEEKPVRKDRRDELVEVIEAALDIINNPDEEDGVEDDVPMQRQMYTEVHFTEGLYRTERDKGTLYELFFSKEDSSSFRHVTLFRPFGPLMKVRSTSVETSGMIINIIVPLSGRVETFSQFLHNFREVCIQQDRRVHLTVVYFGQDGRQEATSSLEKMSREENFSNYTLIPVDEEFSRGRGLGIGAHAWKKGDVLMFFCDVDIHFTLEFLYACRLHTAPNKKVFYPVVFSLYNPAIVYGNLELAPPHELQLIHKKDAGFWRDFGFGMTCQYRSDFLNIGGFDLEVKGWGVEDVHLYRKYLRSDLIVIRTPVSGLFHMWHEKQCADELTPEQYRMCIQSKAMNEASHPHLGMLVFREEIEAHLRKQAFKTQSKTQD